A region from the Methanofollis liminatans DSM 4140 genome encodes:
- a CDS encoding transcription factor S, whose translation MMFCPQCNSLMISSGGQLKCRRCGCIQAIEKEEDLRITTTITPKEITIVDDDDKVNTLPTITVRCPKCENNLAFWWLRQLRSADESEVRFFRCTGCGHTWREYD comes from the coding sequence ATGATGTTCTGTCCACAATGCAACAGTCTGATGATCTCGTCGGGAGGGCAGTTGAAGTGCCGCAGGTGCGGTTGCATTCAGGCGATCGAGAAGGAGGAGGATCTCAGGATCACCACGACCATCACGCCCAAGGAGATCACCATTGTCGATGACGACGACAAGGTGAACACGCTCCCGACGATCACGGTCAGGTGCCCCAAATGCGAGAACAACCTTGCCTTCTGGTGGCTCAGGCAGCTGCGGAGCGCCGATGAGTCTGAGGTGCGATTTTTCAGGTGCACCGGGTGCGGGCACACCTGGCGAGAATACGATTAA
- the artA gene encoding archaeosortase A: protein MEEFFIFAALASFVAFLLPWRHRTLAGIAGWACMALYLFAELPYYFSVNNFFYPTLALLSVPFVWVTAKRLGAGDRNVLYLTRAAAVASLIYIPFGYTVLGDWLIGIVVGQIGWWLAALGVNYAMVDWNMFARNGFRIEIILACTGIQSMAIMLGVAAAVPTDLRQKVLSFLLIVPVIYVLNIFRNVYVILAYTGQWYQFLPEIASNGEYGYESFFWAHNVLCELGALVALVVIAYLLFLVIPDLGKMVDALYQTYRDEFRRAISKGR from the coding sequence ATGGAAGAATTTTTCATCTTCGCAGCGCTCGCCTCATTCGTCGCCTTTCTCCTCCCGTGGCGGCACCGCACCCTTGCCGGCATTGCGGGGTGGGCTTGCATGGCTCTCTATCTCTTCGCCGAACTGCCGTACTACTTCTCGGTCAACAATTTCTTCTACCCCACCCTCGCTCTCCTCTCCGTTCCCTTCGTCTGGGTTACGGCGAAACGCCTCGGTGCGGGTGACAGAAATGTCCTGTACCTCACCAGAGCGGCGGCGGTGGCCTCCCTCATATACATCCCCTTCGGCTACACGGTCCTCGGCGACTGGCTGATCGGCATCGTCGTCGGGCAGATCGGGTGGTGGCTCGCCGCCCTCGGCGTGAACTACGCCATGGTCGACTGGAACATGTTTGCGAGAAACGGCTTTCGGATAGAGATCATCCTCGCCTGCACCGGCATCCAGAGCATGGCGATCATGCTCGGCGTTGCGGCCGCCGTGCCGACCGACCTGCGGCAGAAGGTCCTCTCCTTCCTCCTCATCGTGCCGGTGATCTATGTCCTCAACATCTTCAGGAACGTTTACGTGATCCTCGCATACACCGGCCAGTGGTACCAGTTCCTCCCGGAGATCGCAAGCAACGGCGAATACGGCTACGAGAGTTTCTTCTGGGCCCACAACGTGCTCTGCGAACTCGGAGCGCTCGTCGCCCTCGTGGTCATCGCATATCTCCTCTTCCTGGTCATCCCAGACCTTGGAAAAATGGTCGACGCCCTCTACCAGACCTACCGGGACGAGTTCAGGAGAGCGATCTCGAAAGGTAGATGA
- a CDS encoding CDP-alcohol phosphatidyltransferase family protein yields the protein MNITALRPRLISKLEPVANFFVRAGFSPNQISYLSLFFGVLCALAFAERYFLAGAFLLLISAVLDLVDGTVARKKCCQTQFGAVIDWVFDKYVDALALLGVGLSGVAIVSGFAPLPPAADWAVVAVAIFGSMMNTFIKPVVYAEVGFSDRVGGKIHDPLEGVGFFGRPETLIVLILGAATGYAGVAVIIIAVCSNLSAIQRIIYLSRSLS from the coding sequence ATGAATATTACGGCGCTGAGGCCGAGGCTCATCTCGAAACTCGAGCCTGTTGCAAATTTTTTTGTCAGGGCAGGCTTCAGTCCCAACCAGATCTCCTATCTCTCCCTGTTTTTCGGGGTGCTCTGCGCCCTCGCCTTTGCCGAACGCTATTTTCTTGCGGGAGCGTTTCTTCTCCTGATCTCGGCCGTCCTCGACCTGGTGGACGGTACGGTGGCCCGGAAGAAGTGCTGCCAGACGCAGTTCGGGGCGGTGATCGACTGGGTCTTCGATAAGTACGTCGATGCCCTTGCCCTGCTCGGCGTGGGGCTCTCAGGGGTGGCGATTGTCAGCGGGTTTGCGCCCCTGCCGCCGGCGGCAGACTGGGCGGTCGTCGCCGTCGCCATCTTCGGCTCGATGATGAACACCTTCATCAAACCGGTGGTCTATGCCGAAGTCGGCTTTTCCGATCGGGTCGGCGGGAAGATCCACGACCCCCTTGAGGGCGTCGGCTTTTTCGGCCGACCCGAAACCCTGATCGTGCTGATCCTGGGGGCAGCGACCGGTTATGCAGGAGTTGCCGTGATTATCATCGCTGTCTGTTCAAACCTCTCGGCGATCCAGCGGATCATCTACCTTTCGAGATCGCTCTCCTGA
- a CDS encoding dihydrofolate reductase family protein produces the protein MSDPSIRPHVLMMSEITVDGKLTLKRGASSKILMKHMAHETEILLHKTRAECDAIMVGSTTIAIDNSFLTVRLVPGKSPLRVIPSSMAEIPLDANVLGPDAPTVIAVSERAPGMRVEALRAKGADVVVCGTERVDLPALMKILREDYGVKKMMIEGGPTLNWHMLKHGLVDEIRLIHLPFIVGGEDTPSLVGGMHIDSEDEMIRLTLLRHYLCGDNLVTEYAVCYGE, from the coding sequence ATGTCAGATCCATCGATACGGCCACATGTGCTGATGATGTCGGAGATTACCGTCGACGGGAAACTCACCCTGAAACGGGGGGCATCCAGCAAGATCCTCATGAAACATATGGCGCATGAGACCGAGATCCTCCTCCATAAGACCCGGGCAGAATGCGACGCCATCATGGTCGGGTCCACCACCATCGCAATTGACAACTCGTTTCTCACCGTCCGGCTCGTCCCCGGCAAAAGCCCGCTCCGCGTGATCCCCTCGAGCATGGCAGAGATCCCGCTGGACGCCAACGTCCTCGGGCCCGACGCGCCGACGGTGATCGCCGTCTCAGAGCGCGCCCCCGGGATGCGCGTCGAGGCCCTCCGTGCAAAGGGAGCGGACGTCGTGGTCTGCGGAACAGAGCGCGTCGACCTGCCCGCGCTGATGAAAATTCTCAGGGAGGACTACGGCGTGAAAAAGATGATGATCGAGGGCGGGCCGACCCTCAACTGGCACATGCTCAAACACGGTCTCGTCGACGAGATACGTCTCATTCACCTCCCCTTCATCGTCGGCGGCGAGGACACTCCCTCCCTCGTCGGCGGCATGCACATCGATTCCGAGGACGAGATGATCCGCCTCACCCTCCTGCGCCACTACCTCTGCGGAGACAATCTGGTGACGGAATACGCCGTCTGTTACGGGGAGTGA
- the sppA gene encoding signal peptide peptidase SppA: MAGLLERIERAQRRRRLERKLLYGCVAGLILIAALAAVYFFAPETMEDVAVVRVEGEILTGDFSNGAYVGSEYVGRTIREAAENPLITAIVLRIDSPGGSPAAAQEIVRDLEYARERKPVVASMGDLAASAAYLIAAHTDRIYLSPDTMTGSIGVIWLFTDESRWMKNEGKEVEVVKSGEQKDMTSPYRPLTDAERAYAQEIVDASFEDFINDVIAQRPVERSEIANARLIRGEEAIAIGLADEVGNLFDAIRGARALASS; encoded by the coding sequence ATGGCAGGGCTGCTGGAGAGGATAGAGCGGGCACAGAGGCGCCGGCGGCTTGAGAGGAAGCTGCTCTATGGCTGCGTCGCCGGGCTCATCCTGATCGCAGCGCTCGCCGCAGTGTACTTTTTTGCACCAGAAACCATGGAGGACGTCGCCGTTGTCAGGGTGGAAGGGGAGATCCTGACCGGCGACTTTTCGAACGGAGCGTATGTCGGGAGCGAGTACGTGGGTCGTACTATCAGGGAGGCCGCTGAAAACCCGCTGATCACGGCGATCGTGCTCAGGATCGACAGTCCCGGGGGGAGCCCTGCAGCGGCGCAGGAGATTGTCCGCGACCTTGAATATGCCCGCGAACGCAAACCGGTAGTCGCCTCTATGGGCGACCTCGCCGCCTCGGCCGCCTACCTGATCGCCGCTCACACCGACCGGATCTACCTCTCGCCAGACACCATGACCGGGAGCATCGGCGTGATCTGGCTCTTTACGGACGAAAGCAGGTGGATGAAAAACGAGGGAAAGGAGGTAGAAGTGGTAAAGTCAGGGGAGCAGAAGGACATGACATCCCCATACCGCCCCCTGACCGATGCCGAGCGGGCATATGCGCAGGAGATCGTGGACGCCAGCTTCGAGGACTTCATCAACGACGTGATCGCTCAGCGCCCGGTCGAACGCTCAGAGATCGCCAACGCCCGGTTGATCAGGGGCGAGGAGGCGATCGCGATCGGGCTTGCCGACGAGGTGGGCAACCTCTTCGACGCCATCAGGGGTGCCAGAGCCCTCGCCTCGTCCTAG
- the truD gene encoding tRNA pseudouridine(13) synthase TruD produces the protein MIPTPYPLEEALGIGWYITDTPGTGGVLRKSPEDFAVEEIPLQEPSGSGPYLICRLQKRNWEHQHAMKTIASALGISHRRIAWAGTKDKNAVTSQYISIYGVEEAAVEELRIKDIVVRPVGRNQHPLSLGLLEGNRFAITIRDCTAADTAATVAACTAAAAVGFPNYFGLQRFGVVRPVTHLVGRHILQGDYEAAVMTYVALACPDEDEEVRRIRTEYRETLDAKAAIAALPRHLGFERSLLSRLAEAPEDHAGALKNLPPKLLSMFVSAYQSWLFNRVLSMRLADGVGLDDPVSGDRLLFENGREDLVTETNRRLVSVHLSRGRCAIAVFIPGSEGARIEGKSDERMAMILEEDGITAEDFKRAADFVGLRYNGALRPIAVKSEIQSGVLETDVSLAFTLPPGHYATTVCREFMKADPRAMI, from the coding sequence ATGATCCCGACCCCCTACCCCCTTGAAGAGGCGCTCGGCATCGGGTGGTACATCACCGACACCCCGGGCACCGGCGGCGTGCTGCGGAAGAGCCCTGAAGACTTCGCCGTCGAGGAGATCCCTCTGCAGGAACCCTCAGGGTCCGGGCCATACCTTATCTGTCGCCTCCAAAAGCGGAACTGGGAGCACCAGCACGCCATGAAGACGATCGCCTCCGCTCTCGGCATCTCCCACCGACGGATCGCATGGGCCGGCACCAAGGACAAAAACGCCGTCACCTCGCAGTACATCTCTATCTATGGCGTGGAGGAGGCAGCGGTCGAGGAGCTCAGGATCAAGGATATCGTCGTCAGGCCGGTCGGCCGCAACCAGCACCCCCTCTCTCTCGGGTTGCTCGAGGGCAACCGGTTTGCGATCACGATCCGCGACTGCACCGCCGCCGATACCGCGGCGACCGTCGCCGCCTGCACCGCTGCCGCTGCGGTCGGGTTTCCGAACTACTTCGGGCTCCAGCGCTTCGGGGTCGTCAGACCGGTCACCCACCTTGTCGGCAGGCATATTTTGCAGGGCGACTATGAGGCGGCGGTGATGACCTATGTCGCCCTCGCCTGCCCTGACGAGGACGAGGAGGTCAGGAGGATACGGACCGAGTATCGCGAGACTCTGGACGCAAAGGCAGCGATCGCCGCCCTCCCGCGCCACCTCGGCTTCGAACGCTCGCTCCTCTCGCGGCTTGCCGAAGCGCCAGAAGACCACGCGGGCGCCCTGAAAAACCTCCCCCCAAAACTCCTCTCCATGTTCGTCTCGGCCTACCAGTCGTGGCTCTTCAATCGGGTGCTCTCGATGCGCCTTGCCGACGGCGTCGGGCTCGACGATCCCGTCTCCGGCGATCGTCTCCTCTTTGAAAACGGTCGAGAAGACCTTGTCACGGAGACGAACCGGCGCCTCGTCTCGGTTCACCTCAGCCGCGGCCGCTGCGCGATCGCCGTTTTCATACCGGGATCCGAGGGCGCCCGCATCGAGGGAAAAAGCGATGAACGTATGGCAATGATCCTTGAAGAGGACGGGATCACCGCTGAAGACTTCAAACGTGCTGCTGATTTTGTCGGTCTGCGATATAACGGCGCTCTCCGTCCGATCGCCGTAAAATCAGAGATACAATCGGGCGTCCTGGAGACGGACGTCAGCCTCGCCTTTACCCTCCCGCCAGGCCATTATGCGACGACCGTCTGCCGGGAGTTCATGAAGGCCGATCCGCGGGCGATGATCTAG
- the pth2 gene encoding peptidyl-tRNA hydrolase Pth2: MSGEPDFKWKQCLVIRSDVKMSCGKKCAQVAHAAIGAYENAGKEAKKAWLSEGQKKVVLKAAGERALFELKTIAEMAGIPCTLIQDAGLTEIPPGTVTAVGLGPARSEELDRITGGLQLL, encoded by the coding sequence ATGAGCGGAGAGCCCGATTTTAAGTGGAAACAGTGCCTCGTGATCAGGAGCGACGTGAAGATGAGCTGCGGCAAGAAATGCGCGCAGGTGGCCCACGCCGCCATCGGGGCCTATGAGAACGCGGGGAAGGAGGCGAAGAAGGCATGGCTTTCAGAGGGGCAGAAGAAAGTCGTGCTGAAGGCCGCCGGGGAACGGGCCCTCTTTGAGTTGAAGACGATTGCCGAGATGGCCGGCATCCCCTGCACCCTGATCCAGGACGCCGGCCTCACCGAGATCCCGCCGGGCACGGTTACGGCAGTCGGGCTCGGGCCGGCGCGGAGCGAAGAACTCGACCGGATCACCGGCGGACTCCAGCTCTTATGA
- a CDS encoding geranylgeranyl reductase family protein, with product MYDVAVVGAGPAGSAAAEACARAGLSTLCIEEHAAPGLPVQCAGLLSTNAFLECRVSERSVLNRVRGARVISASGAELSFDAGTTKGYVVDRAALDAEMVRAAAAAGAEFWMKTAVIGIEGGRLITRGVNGRQEVAARLVIAADGPRSGVARMLGIARAPVYLSGIQAEVPLERESHLVEIHPNAAPQFFAWVIPAGEGRARVGMCGTANVHEDFCRFVKPYLSSVTHLVTGTIPLGMMPQTYGRRTLFVGDAAGMAKPTSGGGVYTGVRAARHAAAVAVSCCESDDFSDNALADYERRWKEDFGRELAQGMRFFRFRQEIAPAQVDRLIAVMADPEITDLIVRYGDMDRPDALIRRLLTKKKILMSFGIMAAPAVRAFLKEVLM from the coding sequence ATGTACGACGTTGCGGTGGTCGGGGCGGGACCGGCAGGGAGCGCGGCGGCCGAGGCATGCGCCAGGGCCGGGCTCTCCACCCTCTGCATAGAGGAGCACGCGGCGCCCGGTCTCCCGGTCCAGTGCGCCGGTCTCCTCTCGACAAACGCCTTCCTGGAATGCAGGGTCTCGGAGCGCTCGGTCCTGAACCGGGTGCGGGGCGCCCGCGTCATATCGGCCTCAGGAGCGGAACTCTCGTTCGATGCCGGGACGACAAAGGGCTATGTCGTCGACCGCGCCGCCCTCGATGCGGAGATGGTCAGGGCGGCGGCCGCGGCCGGTGCCGAGTTCTGGATGAAGACCGCCGTGATCGGGATTGAAGGGGGGCGACTCATCACCAGGGGTGTGAACGGGCGTCAGGAGGTGGCCGCGCGCCTGGTGATCGCCGCCGACGGCCCCAGGAGCGGAGTCGCCCGGATGCTCGGGATCGCCCGCGCGCCCGTCTATCTCTCAGGGATCCAGGCCGAGGTGCCTCTGGAGCGGGAGAGTCACCTCGTCGAGATCCACCCGAACGCCGCCCCGCAGTTCTTCGCCTGGGTGATCCCGGCAGGGGAGGGGCGGGCGCGGGTCGGGATGTGCGGGACGGCGAACGTACACGAGGACTTCTGCCGATTTGTAAAACCCTATCTCTCGAGTGTTACCCACCTCGTCACCGGCACCATCCCGCTCGGCATGATGCCGCAGACCTACGGGCGCCGCACCCTCTTCGTCGGGGACGCCGCGGGCATGGCAAAGCCCACCTCAGGCGGGGGCGTCTACACCGGCGTGCGCGCGGCGCGCCACGCGGCGGCAGTCGCCGTCTCCTGCTGCGAATCGGACGACTTCTCGGACAATGCGCTCGCCGATTACGAACGGCGCTGGAAGGAGGATTTCGGCCGGGAACTCGCACAGGGGATGAGGTTTTTCCGGTTCAGGCAGGAGATCGCACCCGCACAGGTCGACCGCCTCATCGCCGTGATGGCCGACCCCGAGATCACCGACCTGATCGTCCGCTATGGCGACATGGACCGGCCCGACGCCCTGATCCGCCGCCTTCTCACAAAAAAGAAGATTCTTATGTCGTTCGGCATCATGGCCGCCCCGGCAGTGCGCGCTTTTTTGAAAGAAGTGCTGATGTGA
- the cbiM gene encoding cobalt transporter CbiM, with amino-acid sequence MHIPDAFIPIGQSAIYWLIALVFIVMALKWARNELDEEKIPLVAVLAAGIFAIQAFNLPVGMGTSGHLVGGALAAILLGSPYAAVFILTLVLLVQGIVFGDGGITTMGTNIINMGVIGGFVGYYTFTGLWSAVKNTYIAAAVAAWFACLIPALAAAVEMWIAGTFPLVPGLIAMGTYHAAIGVIEAVITAGAIYLIVAARPDLMKTSAGAAA; translated from the coding sequence ATGCACATTCCTGATGCGTTCATTCCGATCGGGCAGAGCGCCATCTACTGGCTCATCGCCCTTGTCTTCATCGTAATGGCACTGAAGTGGGCCAGAAACGAGCTCGACGAAGAAAAAATTCCCCTCGTCGCCGTCCTTGCAGCCGGCATCTTTGCCATCCAGGCGTTCAACCTCCCGGTCGGCATGGGCACGAGCGGCCACCTCGTCGGCGGTGCGCTCGCCGCGATCCTGCTGGGATCTCCCTATGCCGCCGTTTTCATCCTCACCCTCGTCCTCCTCGTCCAGGGGATCGTCTTCGGCGACGGCGGGATCACGACGATGGGAACGAACATCATCAACATGGGCGTCATCGGCGGTTTTGTCGGCTACTACACCTTCACGGGACTTTGGAGCGCCGTCAAAAACACCTACATCGCAGCGGCCGTCGCCGCCTGGTTCGCCTGCCTCATCCCGGCACTTGCTGCCGCGGTGGAGATGTGGATCGCCGGCACCTTCCCCCTCGTGCCCGGCCTCATCGCCATGGGTACCTACCATGCGGCGATCGGGGTCATCGAAGCGGTGATCACGGCCGGCGCGATCTACCTGATCGTCGCTGCACGTCCTGACCTGATGAAAACCTCTGCGGGGGCGGCAGCATGA
- a CDS encoding PDGLE domain-containing protein: MIETKQFVAIGMVLALLIGVTAVFLASGDPDGLESSALVVQDAKSLTGPSPEDGDAEAIGAGTFEYEAPMPDYSMGESGGKVGEIVAVVLGTVLALLIVFGVGRAVAASKH; this comes from the coding sequence ATGATCGAGACAAAGCAGTTCGTCGCCATCGGAATGGTCCTCGCCCTTCTCATCGGCGTTACCGCCGTCTTCCTCGCCTCGGGCGACCCGGACGGCCTGGAATCCAGCGCACTCGTGGTGCAGGACGCAAAGAGCCTCACCGGCCCGTCCCCCGAGGACGGCGACGCCGAGGCGATCGGTGCGGGCACCTTCGAATACGAGGCGCCCATGCCCGATTACTCGATGGGCGAGAGCGGCGGCAAGGTCGGCGAAATCGTTGCCGTCGTCCTGGGCACCGTCCTTGCGCTCCTTATCGTCTTCGGTGTTGGCAGGGCGGTTGCCGCTTCAAAACACTGA